The nucleotide window TGCTCAGGTCCTGACGCTGAACCGTGATGTTAGAGGCGGCAACATTCCCGGAACCCGACCGGTCGAGGGACGAGAGGACGTTCACATCTTCGGTGCCGGACACGAGGTTCAGGCCGTTGAACTGCGCCGCGCCCACAACCGATTTGATCTGGTCGGTCAGCGCGTCGATGTCGGTCTGGATCTTGGCCCGGTCGACGTTCTCCTCCTGCGCGGCCACGATCTTGCCTTTGATCTCGGTCAGCAGGTCCGTCACGGTTTCGGAGGCGTTCCGGGCAACGGCGACGGTGGATTCCCCAAGGCTCAAGCTTTCCTGGATGCCCTTGAAGCCCTTCACGTCCGATTCCATCACCTTGGAAATCGCCCAGACGGCCGAATTGTCTTTCGCCGATGCCACGGATTTACCGGTGGAGATCTGCGATTGGGTTTCTTGCAAGTTCGCGTTGACCGATTTCAGGGTCTGAAGCGCGACCATGGCGCTGTTGTTGGTCAGAATGCTGGACATGAATGTCCCTTTCTTTGCTTTCCTTGGCGTGATTTTCCACGCCGGTCACAGGACAGCCTCCGCTTTGGCGGGGCATTGCGAGCGTCATTCTGACGGTTGCGGGTCGATCGTTCCGGCCCACGCCACCCCTCGGGTGCAGAGCCCGTTCTGGGCAGAGGGGGGTTAAACCGGCGTTAAGGCCCGGCTCGGCGATGCTGCTAATTTGATCCAACGCGAGCCGCTAGCGACGGGCGAGGGTTTTGCCCGGCGCTTCGCCATTGGCCCGGCTCTGGCCCGATGCATCATAGGTATTGAGGACCGGCGCGCGTACCGACCCCAACTGATCCCGCGCCCGCGCGACACCTGTCTGGGCCGCGCGCAGAAGCGTGGCATTGCGTGCGGACATCGCCTTGATCGCGGTCAGCTCCCCCGCACTGGCACCATCTTGGCGCAAACGCGCAAAAGCCTGTTCCAATTGCGCGGCCAATGGCTCCAGCCGCGCGAAGTCCCCGGCCAGCAGGGCCGTGTGCTGGGTTTCAAGGATAGAGCGGATGACATTCGCCGCCGGTTTTCGCAGCCCGAACATCACTCCGTTTCCGTCCGTGCCAGAAGGGAGGCGAAGATCGCCTCGGCAAGGCCGATGCCGCCCTGCTGCGCGATCGCGCGCGCGTGTTCGTGTCGCAGCATGGAAGACATCTGCTCCTCCCCGATGCCGCCACCGAAGCTTTCTCTCGCGCCGCCAAACCCTGCATGTTGCAGCATTTCGGCGAGGAAGGCGGCTTCAAGGTCTTCGGCAACCGCGCGGAGGCGGGCGGTCTGCGACGAGGGGTTCGCCTGCACCGGCGTAAGGCCGGAGGGGGTCAGAATCGGCTCGGACATCAAAGTCTCTCGCATTCGAGGGATTTCGACTCACCGTGACAGGCCCGCGTAAAGAATTCGTAAGGGGCTTGCGGGTTAGAGCGGGTCGGACACCAACAAACGGGCACCCAGAATGGTTGATCTGTTCCAGAACCTCCGCGCAACGGGCGCATCTGGCCCCACTTCCCAGGGGCATGATGCGGCAGGCGTGATACCCGACGGCTTCGCCTTTCTCACCGCATTCCAAGCGGATGGCACAGCGCAGAATTCCCTGATCCCGGCAGTCCCGGTTTCGGCGCAGGACAACGCGGACGGGAGCGCACGGGCCGACGACGTGCTGACCGTTTGGGTTTCATCCGAGCCCGTTTCGGTCGACGATCCCTTGAATATGCAGCCGCTGCCAGTGTCGGACGAGCCTCCCTTCGTCACGTCGGACCTGCCGGCCCCCACCGAACCCGGCGTCAAAGCGCCTATTCAAGCCATCGTTACGCCCATCGAGATGGTCACGACTATGGAGCCCCGTTCTATGCCGGTGCAGGAAGAGGACATCTTGCCGGTCCGCGTCCCGGTCCCGATCAGCGCGCCCGTCCAACCGACACCGCCCGCTACGTTAAACCCGGCGGCACCTCTACCGACCCTGGGCGCGCTGCCTGCACCTCAGCCTAGCCCGAATGTCACGACGGGTACGTGGCCGGGCGCTGACACGCTCGGCGCGAGCAATCCCGTTGCACTCGCCCCAGCGCAAATTTCCGCCGCGGTCCCGGTCGATCCTGACATTCCGTCGTCGGCTCAACCGATGCCAATGCCCGGTCTGGCACCGGCCCCGAGCCTATCAAAAGCGCCTCTTGCCAGCCCCACCCAGGCCATCCTTGCCGAACCATCCCCGCAGTCGGGCGCATTTTTTGCGCGGCCCGCTCAATTCGTAGAAGCACCCCCGCCTCTGCAGGTCCGAACGACGCCGATGCCCGCGCCGTCTGATGCCGCACCGATTCAATCCTCCGGTGCGCCGGCACCGCTGAAGTCTCCGCAATCCAAGAGCACGGCTGTGCCAGCACCCACCGCGCCAGCGCCACAACCCGTTCCACCGCCGCTGATTGAGCGAGCTGAACCCACCCCACTCACGCAACGCGCGGAACCCGCCTCGGCCCCGCTCACGTTCCTCCCAGCACTCGCACGCCCGCCAGTTGCGACCCCCTCCGAGCCAGTGCAGACAGCGCTGCTGACACCGGACCCAGCGCCTCGTCACTCTGCCCCGGAGCAACTGCCACCCCGCATTCCGCTCGATGAACCGGTCGCCATGCCCCGGATAGTCACCCCGCCTGCGCCTGCGACGGGCCCATCGGGAATCGTGACATCAGCACCGGTCCTGACACCAGCGCCGATCTTGACCGCGTATTCGCGCTCGGTTCTGCCCGTGGACGGAACGCCTTCGCTCGACCCGTTCGGCCTCCTCCAACCCCAAGTCACGCACACATTCTCCGCCACGCCGGTCGCGCCCATCATACCCCATGCGCCCCCGTCCTCCGCAACGGCCATTGCGCACCAGATCGCGGCGGCTATGGCGGATCTTGGTCCCGAGACGGGGCCGATGGAACTGGCCCTCGACCCGCCGGAACTTGGCCGCCTGCGCCTTCAAATCACCGAGGTGGCGGGAGTGCTCACCCTTTCCATCCATGCCGACCGCCCCGAAACCGTCGACCTGATGCGCCGACATCTGGACCTTCTGGCGCAGGAATTCGCGCGGTCGGGCCTTGATGCTCCGTCCGTGCGCATCGCCCAAGACGACGGCGGCGGCGGCAACTCCGCCCGACACGGCGCGCCCCGCGGTGGCGATGACGCGGATACGAACGAAACCGCTGCCCCGCAGCCCGAACGAACCGTCCTTCGCGTCACCGCGGACGGTGGCCTCGACATCCGAGTGTAGGAGACCCCATGGACGTCCTTCCCATTTCCCAGACCACCTCATCGGCCAACGGCGCCACCGCATCGGACGCGGCCTCCATCACGTCCG belongs to Hasllibacter sp. MH4015 and includes:
- a CDS encoding rod-binding protein, with translation MSEPILTPSGLTPVQANPSSQTARLRAVAEDLEAAFLAEMLQHAGFGGARESFGGGIGEEQMSSMLRHEHARAIAQQGGIGLAEAIFASLLARTETE
- a CDS encoding flagellar hook-length control protein FliK — encoded protein: MTAYSRSVLPVDGTPSLDPFGLLQPQVTHTFSATPVAPIIPHAPPSSATAIAHQIAAAMADLGPETGPMELALDPPELGRLRLQITEVAGVLTLSIHADRPETVDLMRRHLDLLAQEFARSGLDAPSVRIAQDDGGGGNSARHGAPRGGDDADTNETAAPQPERTVLRVTADGGLDIRV